One Archangium violaceum genomic window, GAGCGCTGGCGACTGGGTCTTCTTCGTCAACTTCGCCCCCTCGCTGCTGGGCTTCGTCCCCGGAGTCGGCCTCCGGCGACTCGGGTTCGAGCAGCTCGACCGGATCTCGACCACGGTGAACATCGTCGTCGAGAGCGCGTCCGGCCATGGTGCCTACGCGAACTCCACCGCCTTCGCCTCGGTGGGGGTGACCGCGGCGACCCCCGCCCCGCCGAACTCCAGCTACGAGGTGGACGCCGACGGCGAACTGACGGGGGTCATGTTGGAGCCGCCCTCGTTCGGGCCGTTCCTGAAGCACAAGCCGAAGGACATGGTCGGTCGGGCTCCCTACGGCTCCTCACCAACGGTGCTGGTATGAATGTGAGACCTTGACCGCAATGACAATCACGCACATCTCGTTTCCATTCCAGAACGGGGCTGTCCGATGACGGACCTGGCTTCTCTCGCCCGCCTCGATGGCGTGGCACAGGCGGAGCTGTGTGCTCGGGGAGAGGTCTCGGCGGACGAGTTGTTCGACGCGTGCATGGCGCGCATCGACGCGTTGAACCCGTTGTTACGTGCCGTCGTCACGGTCGCACGCGAGCGCCCCCGTCGGGTGGGCCCGGGTCCATTCTCCGGAGTGCCGTTCCTGGTGAAGGACGCCACGGCGTGGCCAGGTCTGCGTTGGTCGATGGGCTCGCGGCTGTTCGCGTCCAATGTCTCCCAGCAGCAGACTCCGTACGGCAGACGGCTCGAGGACGCGGGGCTCGTGTGCGCGGGCAAGAGCGCGATGTCGGAGTTCGGATTGCTCTTCAGCACCGAGACGTTGCTCGAGGGCGTGACGCACAACCCCTGGGACCTCGCCTGCTCGGCCACGGGCTCGTCCGGGGGCAGTGCGGTCGCCGTCGCCGCGGGGCTGGTTCCTCTCGCGCACGCCAGTGATGGCGGCGGCTCCATTCGCATTCCCGCGTCGGCGTGCGGTCTCTTCGGCTTCAAGCCGAGCCGTGGTCGCACGGTGCCCGCGAGCTTCGTCAGCTCGGACTTCGGGGACATGACGAGCGAGCACTGCATCAGCCGCTCGGTGCGTGACAGCGCGCTGTTCCTCTCGCTCACCGAGGATCGTTCGAGTGGTACGCCCGTCGGCTTCGTGCGCGCTCCAATCGCGCGCAAGCTGCGCATCGCGGCCTGGACGCGTACGGTGATGGGCACGGAGCCGGAGCCCCCGGTTCGCCGGGCCTACGACGAGTCGGTGGCGCTGCTCACCGGGCTCGGTCACACGGTGGAGCCGATCGCGCCGCCCCTGTTCGACGGTTCCGCACTGGGCGATGCGTTCTACCTCGTCACGGGGGCGGCCATCGCGGGCGTCGTCGAGAGGGTGGACCAGACGCGTGACGTGCCCGTGCAGCACGACGAGCTGGAGCCGTTCACCTGGGAGCTGGTCGATGCCTTCCTCGAGCGCGGTCCCGATGCGCTGCCGCACGCGCGCGCCGTGTTCGCGCGGGCGGTGCGGGCCTATCTCGAGGCGACCCGAGGATACGACGTGGTGCTCACGCCGACGATCGCCACCGAGCCATGGCGCATCGGGCACCTGTCGCCGATTCACGGGCGTGAAGAGCTGCTGCGCCGCACGGCGCGCGCCCTCGGTTACACGCCGATCCATAACATCGCGGGTTGCCCCGCCATGTCCGTTCCTCTTCACTTCCCGGAGGGCGGTCTACCCATTGGCACCCATTTCGCCGCGGCGCCCGGCGACGACGCGCTGCTCCTTGGCCTCGCGTACCAACTCGAAGAGGCGCGCCCATGGAAGGACCGTTGGGCGCCCTATTCGATTCCCGCGCTCTAGCTCCGCGTTACTTCCAGGCCCGGGAGATCATCGCCCTTTCGCCAGTTCTCCAGGATGTCGATGAACTCGAGCGCTCCGCCCCCGTAACCGGCACTGCGAATCAGGCTCGGGTGAGGCGCGGCACCCTCGTTGTTGATGTAGCCGGGCGTGCATTCGGCACCGCCGAAGACGTGGCCCTTCTGGAGGCTGACGAGGATTTTCCCCCACCACTGCTCCTGCGCCTGCTCCGTTGGTTCGACCATCTCGACGCCCCGCTTCAGGCACTGATCGACGATGTAGGCGGCGTGCCGCGCCAGCTCCCCGAGGATGTGGACGAAGTTGATCGCCCAGCTGCTCTGGATGAGACCGATCATCAGGAGGTTCGGATAGCCACGGCTGGTCACGCCGTGGAGCGTCGACGGGCCGTCGGCCCAGGCGTCGCTCAAGGACCTGCCGCCGCGCCCGCGGACGTCGAAGCCCAGCTTGCGGGTGTAGTCACCCGTGACCTCGAAGCCCGAGGCGTAGACGAGGCAGTCGACCTCGTACTCCTTGCCCTTCACCACCACGCCGGTGGGCGTGATCCGCTCCACGCCCTTGCCGTCGGTATCCACGAGCTGGACGTTGGGGCGGTTGAACGTCTCCAGGTATTCGTCATGGAAGCAGGGCCGCTTGCACAGCGGGTCGTAGTAGGGCTTGAGCGCCTCGGCCGTCACCGGATCCTTGACGATGGCGGCCACCCGCGCGCGGATCTCCTCCATCTTGCGGAAGTTGGCGAGCTGGTGGAGCTCGGCCGCCTTCTCGGGGGTCTCGGCACGGCGGCTCTCGGTAGCATCGAGGAGATAGGTCCACCCGTCCCGCACCAGGTCGACCTCCTGCTCGAGACCGGAGACGATCGCGGTGAAGTTGCGGATGCGCTCCGCCTGCCAGCCGGGCTTGAGCGTCTTCACCCAGGCCTCGTCGGTGGGCTGGTTGGCCCGCACACCGACGCCCGAGGGCGTGCGCTGGAAGACGTACAACTGTTTGGCCGTGGCACCGAGGTGGGGGATCGCCTGGACCGCGGTCGCGCCCGTGCCGATGATGCCCACGCGCTTGTCCGCCAGCTTGTCCATGCGGCTCGTGGGGCCGCCGCCGGTATAGGCATAGTCCCACCGGCTGGTGTGGAAGCTGTGGCCCTTGAAGGTCTCGATGCCAGGGATGCCGGGCAGCTTCGCCTTGTGCATGATGCCACCGGCGATGATGACGAACCGCGCCGCGAGCTTGTCGCCCCGGCTGCTCGTGACGTTCCAGCGCCGGGTGTTCTCGTCCCAGTCCATCCGCTCGACCTGGGTCTGGAACAGCGCCGCCTCGTAGAGGTCGAACTGCCGGCCGATCCGCTGGCAGTGGGCGAAGATCTCCGGGGCCTTGGCGTACTTCTCCGTGGGGATGTAGCCGGTCTCCTCGAGCAGCGGCATGTAGATATAGGACTCCACGTCGCAGGCGGCGCCCGGATAGCGGTTCCAGTACCAGGTGCCGCCGAAGTCGCCGCCCTTCTCGATGATGCGGAAGGAGTGGACGCCGGCCTGGCGCAGCCGCACCGCCGCCAACATGCCGCCAAAGCCACCGCCGACGACCAGCACGTCGAGCTGCTCGGTCAACGCCGGACGGGTGAAGCCGGGCTCGACGTAGGGATCCCTGTCGAAATCAGCGTAGACGCCGCTGAAGTCGCGGTACTGGGCGTTGCCATCAGGACGCAGCCGTTTCTCGCGCTCGATCCGGTACTTCTCCCTCAGCGCCTCCGGAGAAAAGGAGGCCACACCGTTCTTCGCATTCATCAGAACACGTCCTTTCGACTCGACTGCCGCGGCGCATGTACACGGTCGTGTACATCATTGGACATAAACCAGTCGTTGTCGTAAGTAAACCGCCGTGTACATAGCTGGCCTCACCGAGCCCAGGGAATCAACGCGTTGGCGCGATGTCGAGCCACGCTGAGGCATGACTCGCGGCGTGGTGAAGGACGCGGAGCGGCTCCAGACCTCCTCTGGCTTGTGCGCTGCGTGGGAGACGCCTACGGTTTCGCGGCGTAGCTTCCCGGATTGGAGGAACGAGTATGTCAGCTGCGATCGAAGAATTCGTCAGGCCTGTCCTCATCGGACGCTCGAGCTCACACTTCACGCGCGTCGCGCGGATATTCGCCGCGGAGATGCGCATCGACTATTCCTTCCGGGTGGTGCGCGATCTCATGTCCTCGAATCCGGAGGACTATGGCGGCAATCCCGCGCTCAGAATACCGGTCTTGCAGACGTCTCGAGGGGCCTGGTTCGGTGCACTCAATATCTGTCGCGAGCTGTGGCGGCGGTCGAGCCCCAGGCCCCGTGTGATCTGGCCGGAGGACCTCGACGAACC contains:
- a CDS encoding amidohydrolase family protein; amino-acid sequence: MKSCNNTAWKFLSEADVFSGSELLAGGVERSHAHALSGVQNAYIVDLRSPGHGVTYEEVLTTIKEHVRGKSAGDWVFFVNFAPSLLGFVPGVGLRRLGFEQLDRISTTVNIVVESASGHGAYANSTAFASVGVTAATPAPPNSSYEVDADGELTGVMLEPPSFGPFLKHKPKDMVGRAPYGSSPTVLV
- a CDS encoding flavin-containing monooxygenase — encoded protein: MNAKNGVASFSPEALREKYRIEREKRLRPDGNAQYRDFSGVYADFDRDPYVEPGFTRPALTEQLDVLVVGGGFGGMLAAVRLRQAGVHSFRIIEKGGDFGGTWYWNRYPGAACDVESYIYMPLLEETGYIPTEKYAKAPEIFAHCQRIGRQFDLYEAALFQTQVERMDWDENTRRWNVTSSRGDKLAARFVIIAGGIMHKAKLPGIPGIETFKGHSFHTSRWDYAYTGGGPTSRMDKLADKRVGIIGTGATAVQAIPHLGATAKQLYVFQRTPSGVGVRANQPTDEAWVKTLKPGWQAERIRNFTAIVSGLEQEVDLVRDGWTYLLDATESRRAETPEKAAELHQLANFRKMEEIRARVAAIVKDPVTAEALKPYYDPLCKRPCFHDEYLETFNRPNVQLVDTDGKGVERITPTGVVVKGKEYEVDCLVYASGFEVTGDYTRKLGFDVRGRGGRSLSDAWADGPSTLHGVTSRGYPNLLMIGLIQSSWAINFVHILGELARHAAYIVDQCLKRGVEMVEPTEQAQEQWWGKILVSLQKGHVFGGAECTPGYINNEGAAPHPSLIRSAGYGGGALEFIDILENWRKGDDLPGLEVTRS
- a CDS encoding amidase, whose product is MTDLASLARLDGVAQAELCARGEVSADELFDACMARIDALNPLLRAVVTVARERPRRVGPGPFSGVPFLVKDATAWPGLRWSMGSRLFASNVSQQQTPYGRRLEDAGLVCAGKSAMSEFGLLFSTETLLEGVTHNPWDLACSATGSSGGSAVAVAAGLVPLAHASDGGGSIRIPASACGLFGFKPSRGRTVPASFVSSDFGDMTSEHCISRSVRDSALFLSLTEDRSSGTPVGFVRAPIARKLRIAAWTRTVMGTEPEPPVRRAYDESVALLTGLGHTVEPIAPPLFDGSALGDAFYLVTGAAIAGVVERVDQTRDVPVQHDELEPFTWELVDAFLERGPDALPHARAVFARAVRAYLEATRGYDVVLTPTIATEPWRIGHLSPIHGREELLRRTARALGYTPIHNIAGCPAMSVPLHFPEGGLPIGTHFAAAPGDDALLLGLAYQLEEARPWKDRWAPYSIPAL